The following are encoded together in the Ooceraea biroi isolate clonal line C1 chromosome 2, Obir_v5.4, whole genome shotgun sequence genome:
- the LOC105283395 gene encoding bone morphogenetic protein receptor type-2: MRAIVSITLITLLCGISLAPINASRLCASRKKNIESLSLKQNSAGVPETGVSSDHNVDKDIKFEVCNNFCHALWQEDKTANGTKITILSQGCWKQSGEQKCENTECVALQRSTKALNNTKFCCCHGDYCNLNITSSNLAYSDSKIPNPFSTQKSQPTTEYLEQSNSERWMLIAVSIIACTLLVICTIAMILYRTYRNNILARLGKPLSYNDQFMDSTALRTGTYTVDHLKLTTIVGQGRYGSVWQGSMGDQDVAVKIYPSHYRNYFQNERDTYCLPFMEHPSLLSYYGVDERTSMEGSVEYLLVLSFAPGGSLTDFLRTHIIDWAMFCKMSLSIVKGLAYLHTDIRKGEKFKPCIAHRDINSRNILIKADGTCCICDLGLAVQISGSKYYSNGEEQHAELKSINDVGTLRYMAPEVLEGAVNLRDCESSLKQIDVYATGLVLWELVTRCSDIYIPGSEVPQYKQPYENEIGLHPTFEQMQVLVSRNKARPLLEGNLVDRPGVRLIKETMEDCWDADAEARLTALCIEERLSEMQSHRVTMHFTDGSPMVNPHCTLVPSTTNSLYSESSHHDNVHVVQLALNAAQDGNTSDSAIVENLVTLSPSDSVVHEHSFKNSNEVATYNHTQALQPYQGRNPCMERNLMLPSDSLEDLGCNGNVLVDKSLKHACNDQYKTATEVQGLVSHDYLSQHTTQLTQLRPATPIPYVQNVISDEGSSSYGKRKQTNIHDSSLQENPRKKLFAWPNIKKLLINKRMYPYSRYQIDREDSKSNLLSKQNVQIKTVETNVTISPGGKYVNGIIGKTSTSTVPVEKNDKNAAQTGKQKQYEDDSTTSSSRPSTLPLVSLRNKKRENNLSRQQSIDKFNEVFNVGSNVNNALKDPHMRIKTPGDLPPSVRKIRGRAQSTARFSLYDDRMMCNILNEEDDRSDKAIWNSVPFGMDLGDSDGKHSPTKLSTKNVTCF; encoded by the exons GCTGCTGGAAACAATCCGGCGAGCAGAAATGTGAAAATACAGAATGCGTCGCACTCCAGAGATCCACAAAGGCTTTGAACAACACGAAATTTTGCTGCTGCCATGGAGACTACTGTAATCTTAATATTACAAGTTCCAACCTCGCTTATTCGGATAGCAAGATACCCAATCCCTTTTCTACACAGAAAAGTCAGCCGA CTACGGAATATCTGGAACAGTCGAACTCTGAACGATGGATGCTTATCGCAGTGAGCATCATTGCGTGCACGCTGCTAGTGATATGTACCATAGCGATGATCCTGTACAGGACGTATCGTAACAATATTTTAGCGAGATTAGGAAAGCCGTTATCTTATAATGATCAGTTTATGGATAGCACAGCGTTAAGAACCGGTACTTACACCGTCGATCACTTGAAACTCACGACTATCGTAG GTCAAGGACGTTATGGATCAGTTTGGCAGGGCAGTATGGGAGATCAGGACGTCGCGGTCAAAATATATCCTTCGCACTATCGCAACTATTTTCAGAACGAGAGAGATACTTACTGTTTGCCGTTCATGGAACACCCGTCGTTATTAAGTTACTACG GTGTGGATGAAAGAACGAGCATGGAAGGTAGCGTCGAGTATCTTCTAGTGCTCAGTTTTGCTCCGGGCGGTAGCTTGACAGATTTCTTGCGCACACACATCATCGATTGGGCCATGTTCTGCAAAATGAGCCTTTCTATAGTTAAGGGACTTGCATATTTACATACAGACATACGCAAAGGCG AGAAATTCAAGCCGTGCATCGCGCATAGGGACATAAATTCGAGGAATATATTAATCAAAGCTGATGGCACTTGCTGCATTTGCGACTTGGGCTTGGCGGTGCAAATCTCGGGGTCCAAGTATTACTCGAACGGGGAGGAGCAGCACGCCGAGTTAAAATCAATCAACGAT GTGGGTACTCTGAGATACATGGCGCCAGAAGTGTTGGAGGGTGCTGTCAATTTGCGCGACTGCGAGAGTTCTCTGAAGCAGATAGACGTTTACGCGACGGGGCTAGTCCTCTGGGAGCTGGTCACGAGATGCTCCGACATTTATATTCCTGGATCGGAAGTGCCGCAGTACAAACAGCCGTACGAAAATGAAATAG GTCTTCATCCGACATTCGAGCAGATGCAGGTCTTGGTGTCACGGAACAAAGCCAGGCCGCTCTTGGAGGGGAATTTGGTAGACAGGCCAGGAGTGCGTTTGATCAAGGAAACGATGGAGGATTGTTGGGACGCCGATGCCGAAGCTCGTTTAACCGCTTTGTGTATAGAGGAACGACTCTCGGAGATGCAGTCTCATCGCG TGACGATGCACTTCACCGATGGAAGTCCGATGGTGAATCCCCATTGCACCTTAGTGCCTTCTACGACGAACAGTCTTTACAGCGAGTCCTCGCATCACGATAATGTACATGTTGTTCAACTTGCACTCAATGCGGCGCAAGATGGTAATACTAGCGATAGTGCAATAGTCGAGAACTTAGTTACGTTATCGCCCTCCGACAGCGTTGTTCACGAACACAGTT TTAAAAATTCGAACGAAGTGGCGACGTATAATCATACCCAGGCGCTGCAGCCGTATCAGGGCAGAAATCCATGTATGGAGAGAAATTTGATGCTGCCGTCAGACTCGTTGGAGGACCTGGGCTGCAACGGCAACGTCCTCGTCGACAAGTCGCTGAAGCACGCGTGCAACGATCAATACAAGACCGCGACGGAGGTGCAAGGTCTGGTTTCGCACGATTACTTAAGCCAGCACACGACCCAGTTAACGCAGCTCAGGCCGGCGACGCCTATACCTTACGTGCAGAACGTTATTTCCGACGAAGGCTCGTCCTCGTACGGCAAGCGCAAGCAGACCAACATCCACGACTCTTCTCTCCAAGAAAACCCACGGAAGAAGCTGTTTGCCTGGCCCAACATCAAAAAACTGTTGATTAATAAGAGGATGTATCCGTACAGCAGATACCAAATAGACAGGGAGGACTCCAAGTCGAACTTGCTGTCGAAGCAGAACGTCCAGATCAAGACCGTCGAGACGAACGTGACGATCTCGCCCGGTGGGAAATACGTGAACGGCATCATCGGCaagacgtcgacgtcgacggtgCCGGTGGAGAAGAACGACAAGAACGCCGCGCAAACGGGGAAGCAGAAGCAATACGAGGACGACAGCACGACGTCCAGCTCGCGTCCTTCCACTTTGCCGCTCGTGAGTCTGAGGAATAAAAAGAGGGAGAATAATCTGAGCAGGCAACAGAGCATCGACAAGTTCAACGAAGTCTTCAACGTCGGTTCCAACGTGAACAACGCGCTCAAGGATCCGCATATGAGAATAAAGACACCCGGCGACCTGCCGCCGTCCGTGAGGAAGATCCGCGGCCGCGCGCAGTCGACGGCGAGATTCTCGCTCTACGACGATCGCATGATGTGCAATATCCTGAACGAGgaggacgaccggagcgacaAGGCCATTTGGAATTCTGTGCCATTCGGTATGGATCTCGGTGATAGCGACGGGAAACACTCACCAACGAAACTCAGTACCAAAAATGTTACGTGCTTTTAA